DNA sequence from the Vicia villosa cultivar HV-30 ecotype Madison, WI linkage group LG3, Vvil1.0, whole genome shotgun sequence genome:
taaaattatatatttatgagaataaattataatttattattgtataagacatatttttaaaagaaaaacaaaattgttgttgtgaaaaacgatgtcaagaacaaaatatgataggaattagggaagataagaagaacacaagaattagttataactgctattcttttactttctcttagaaaacaagattacaagtttacaagaataacaaataacctctctcaccctaaattaggatttgcaacttagcaacgatgagagactagtatgttatttataataaaacctaacatactaactaatgtcttttttccacaagacccattacacaagccaacttaataaacaagctaacttaacaaattagggtttaaacactaaaacttaatttaacatgctaacaatcctagTATCTTCGACAAaaacatgtgaacaaccttcgacttcatgcttaatcctgtcgaaccaaaaagctactcttcgaccatactagagttcgatccaatatctcacaattgtGTTACtagtaaaatttattatttttatgagatatatttttaaaaaaaaaacaaaattattttaataatgaatGGAATAACAAATAGATGCGAAAATTCTAGAGACTCATTCAGCAAGTCAGTTATTTTCTCCTCTCTTGCTGCTAACTACTTATTGATACATCGGTGTCTACATTCTCAATATCAAAATGTCTATCAAAATTATGTACTTAGAAAAGAAATCCGTGCGTACACAAATTCAAGATCCATACCTCAAATCACCAGTATGAAAATTAATTGCAAGAACACTCATGGTATGATGTGTATTAGAGTTGATGATGTGAGTATTTTACTAGTAATAACCTTAAGTGGATAACAAGTTCATGTTTATTTTGGACTGGTATGACATATGCATTGGAAAAAAGTATGTCAATGCATTTTATAAAACCATAATGCATTTCATGATTCACTTTGAAACATGTAGTGTGGAATATAGCTTCATGGTTCACTTTTAATTGGTAAGATCATTGCATCGATAAATTATGTGATTTTCCAAGGTTACCACTTCATCAACCTATTTCTCTTAGGATTGCTAATAGAATCTAAGCATAATCATGTGGGTACTGTAGTTCCAACtgttaaatttgaaattaaacaaTGATAGTTAAAGCTTCTAGCTAATATTGTAGTTTTGTGAAAGGAATGACAACTAAAAATTCTACATAATTTTGTTGAAGAAATGACAATATTTCCCATGTAATATTTCATTTGGCTgcaaaatgatcaaaacaaaaagtataGAAAATCATATACCACGTATTTAGAAAAATTACCAAAATGAGTTGTTAAATAAAATTGATCATGCTGCTAAAATTCACTCAATAGAAGTAAATTAATATATCCAGCAAACATTAAATCTAATTATTGGCAGGCCTTAATTAGCATGAACAGTATgttaaaagaaaaaagttttatgTATCATGTTTTTAACCATTAGTACATCATGCTTCTTGAAAGGATCTACCACAAATTTTGAAAACTGATACGCCTTGAGACTTGATAGAGCCTACAAAAATGATGTTACTCCCAATTATTTGGCCCATGCGAAAACTAGCAACCACTGCACCAATTCAAACTTTACGACATAAATCAACCTTGCCGAAGCCGTCGTAGGAATTACTTAATAGAGTCAACATTATGCTCACAGTGTATCCAATAATCTCTTCATTGGTCCATACTATCATATGTTAGAACAATTCTACAATATTTACACCTATGTAAGAATCAGGCCCATAATATATACTCAAATCTAGAACTTGGGGAAATTCCTGCATAAGAGATAAACATATTAGTTTTGAAGAAAGAAGCACATCTTTGGCTCCATGATGATCCTGCAAAATGAACATAATACACACACAGTTACAAACAATGTAACAAACCATTAAGTTTCTGTTAAGGACAACACTCTATAAACTGTATGCAAGCCGAGCATAAATTGCACTCCACTACAGGCTGAACTCCACACACACAAATGCTATCATAAATTTTGGAATTAACTAACCAAAGCTTTAGGAAAAATTTAAGGCCGAAACGGACCAGGGTGGTCGATCATTTGCGATTATTTGCTTAATTGGGTCATTGAAGACGTACAAACGAAAGATTTATCCAAGGCACATGTGCAATAAAATGCGGCATCTGGCCAGTGCTAATGTATCACAATATAGTGATTATGATATGCATAGTTTTTACCTTCAATCTATATTAACATGATACAAAATTCCCGAATCATATGGAGCAAGAAATTTATGAGAATAGttaataaaatccaaaataaacaATGTTGGCATCGAAAATGGGCAACCTCACCATTCTGAACAGGTATAATATCACCAATTGTTTTATCTGATACAACTACACGTTCTTTATTAATCTCTTTTATAACATCTTCAAAGTGTTCAAGTTCATCATCAAAAGACTCATTTTGGGACATAAACAACATCAAAACATTACaacaaataagtaaataataaaatttgaattGTTATGAAAATCAATTAACCGGAAACCATAGCTGAAGAAATAAGAAATGCTTGATTATATCCTGTAAAAGTAACCACAAAATTATCAAATCAACCACAAAAAcctcaaccacaaaatcaaaaTTCTAACTTTCTAAgaaaaccaaacaaaaacaaaacaaaggtgatgaagggcccgtttgttttggcttttttaaaaatgatttttatagtgttaccaaattttgtgaaaaatatttttacaaagaaactttttataaaagtttcaaatgaaaattttgtttgaatagttattcttaaaatgtgattttaggtatttcatctatttatgggaaaaaaaattggatatcaaaatttcaaaaaatcacttaattttgaagctatttcaaatagattttcataaaaatcatttttgaaatacaactttttgaaaaaattatgattttgactaagttttggtcttcaattatgtatgtttatgttataggatgttaaattaagtgtttcattttagaaaaaacgaatataaaaaaacttgtaatattttgaaaaacggttttagaaaatttattttcaaaaatacaaagaaaaaattcattttttttaaagctgaaacaaactgatcCGAAGTAAGAAGGATGGTCTTCTTCTATAACAGTGGCTGAGAGCATGTAAAGTAATTCACACCGTTAGAAACACTAAACTCTCGATCCAACCGATTCGCACACCGAAAACcgaaataacaaaaaatataccATTTAATTTAGTTATTGATTTAAAAACTGGTAATAAAAAGTTACTAATCAAATATAAGTCATATAAACTTCGATTTTTAGAAGGGACttttttaaatatgataaaatgtcTTAAATAACGTGCTAACTTTgtaattgatttattttttacaaCTATCAACTTTTTTTAAAAGGGAAGTAAATCAATTTTTCTTCtctcaaaaatattttagataaCATTTTAACAAAGAGTAAATAAATctcttttttctcaaaaaaaatcttaaaaaacgtCAGTGGTAcaatgcagattttttttttaaattatcaatTTTTGTCTAAAAATACTTTAAATTGTTGGAGGCAACTCGAACTCGAGGGGGTGAACGAGTGAGCACTTTACTTGggacacacctttgtgagagataCACTACATTTCCACctaaaactttaaggtgataggtgtgtgagttctctcacttataaagtgttcatttttttttaaatgtgagacttcttcctcacacttgattctcaacatagataacatgttaactttattttttttaaatgtttatccacctaaaaccttaaggtgataggtgtgtggatTTTGAAAATTATCAACTTTTACGAAATCTACTACTAAttatccacctaaaaccttaaggtgataggtgtgtgggttctctcacacttgattctcaacactcccctgAACACTTTTCTCTCCCTCATGTTGAAGCTCGATACCACTGTTGGAGGCAACTCAAGGGGAGAGCACTTTATTTGGGACACACCTTTGTCAGTTATCCACCTAAAACCTTTGTCACTTGCTATTTTAACACTTTATGCAAGCCATATAGCGTGTCACATGCAGGAAACGACCTAGAACTCACATTATTTCATAGTTGATCCATATCAGAGATTCAAAAAAAGTTTTATGTTGTCTGTCGAATGCTTAACACAACTCTCTCCTTTTATCCGGACTTGAAACCGACTATGTATAAAAAAACTAACCTAAGCAAGATTGATTGTGaaactttaattatttaaaaaatatattttataaaatttcgtCAAAAATATTCGAGGAATTTTCTCTTAAAGACACATTTTATTCTCTAAGAATTCATGCCTCTCGAAAATATCAATGCCAGATTACAATTTTGTTGTAGTGAATTTTCTCTATATCTATCACAATAACTTGATGGAGAAGATACGAAAATGTGTTTGTTAGTTTTTTGATATCTTAGAATAACACTGTTACATTTTATTTGTGCgacaaatttttaaataatattactgTTTATACATGAAGAGTTTATATTTTGTGATATTCTTACAAATTCCATGAACGGCACCAATCCCAGCACATGCTGAAATCATAAAACACACAAAACTCAATAATTGTAGCACACACCACTTCAATGAAAATTTATTGATTTGTTTCTGAGATATATGCATTTGTATTGGGAAGAAGATGACGAGTGGCCAAAACCCAAATGCTCCAAGCAAAGAGAGAAACTCGTTGAAAAATGGCATTGCCATGGCCATAACCGTGGCCATTATCACAAATATCGTCCTCCAAATTAACCGAAACATGTTGATGTTGAATGAAAAGGAGCAAATTTTGTTTGCGTATTCCTTATTTATAAAACTCGAGCGTGGCCACTTCATATTAGCACCCATCTCAACTATACGAAATAATGGTTGAGCTAACACCTGCATCATATTGTTATACCATTATCAAATCGTATATCTAACATATCAATAATAAGAGAAAAATCCAAAGATATTTACCTGATATGCTCCGACCATGTGAATTATAATGCAAACATTCCCTAAGGAAACCAACCAGAAGGGCTCATAAAATCCAAAGCCTGTGAGGATGTTCCCTGGAGTATGATCACCAAATGCAGCATAACCAAGTGAAGCACATAGGAGAAAAAGTGTTGTCATTGTTATGATCCCTAACACATTTGCCTTTTTCATTTGTTTGCTTTCTGGTGGATATGACTTCAATGTGTCCTAAAAAAAACATATACATAGAGAAAAATGTCTTAAAATGTGTGATAGAGAATATTGTTGAAGTCTAGTTAGTAAGGCGTGTTTGCGCGCGGGTGCGTTGTTACCATTATATCGTAAACAACGGTAGAATAAGTGCAAGCAAGTGCAATGTTTCCCAAAGCAGTTAAAATCTTCCAAACTTTGTCTTCTCTTGATAATCCTGGTCCTACTTTGACTCCAGACCATCTTGTTGGTTCTCCTTTCCCTATTTAACGTTAAAACTACTAGTTGTTGATATCGGTGAACGATTTAACGACGAATTTAATAATTCTGGTGAAAAGGTTTATATTATACCTGATATCACAACGACTAGAGAGAGTCCACTTCCGATTAATGCATATCCGAAAGAACTAATAGCAGCAATAATTGATATCAATGTTAACTTATGGAAATTTGGGATTTGAGACAAGAAAATCTGAACAATCCCAAAACCAATTATA
Encoded proteins:
- the LOC131660085 gene encoding amino acid permease 8-like isoform X2 gives rise to the protein MEGEKVVSMKEYSNEEVDDDGRIKRTGNVLTATTHVITVVVGAGVLALAWAIAQLGWIAGITIMITFSSISIYTYNLIADCYRYPDPVNGLTVGYTITSSTSMVAIKKVICFHKNGHGAYCKFSNNPYIIGFGIVQIFLSQIPNFHKLTLISIIAAISSFGYALIGSGLSLVVVISGKGEPTRWSGVKVGPGLSREDKVWKILTALGNIALACTYSTVVYDIMDTLKSYPPESKQMKKANVLGIITMTTLFLLCASLGYAAFGDHTPGNILTGFGFYEPFWLVSLGNVCIIIHMVGAYQVLAQPLFRIVEMGANMKWPRSSFINKEYANKICSFSFNINMFRLIWRTIFVIMATVMAMAMPFFNEFLSLLGAFGFWPLVIFFPIQMHISQKQINKFSLKWCVLQLLSFVCFMISACAGIGAVHGICKNITKYKLFMYKQ
- the LOC131660085 gene encoding amino acid permease 8-like isoform X1, coding for MEGEKVVSMKEYSNEEVDDDGRIKRTGNVLTATTHVITVVVGAGVLALAWAIAQLGWIAGITIMITFSSISIYTYNLIADCYRYPDPVNGKRNYTYMQAVHAYLGGTMHVFCGLIQYGKLAGLTVGYTITSSTSMVAIKKVICFHKNGHGAYCKFSNNPYIIGFGIVQIFLSQIPNFHKLTLISIIAAISSFGYALIGSGLSLVVVISGKGEPTRWSGVKVGPGLSREDKVWKILTALGNIALACTYSTVVYDIMDTLKSYPPESKQMKKANVLGIITMTTLFLLCASLGYAAFGDHTPGNILTGFGFYEPFWLVSLGNVCIIIHMVGAYQVLAQPLFRIVEMGANMKWPRSSFINKEYANKICSFSFNINMFRLIWRTIFVIMATVMAMAMPFFNEFLSLLGAFGFWPLVIFFPIQMHISQKQINKFSLKWCVLQLLSFVCFMISACAGIGAVHGICKNITKYKLFMYKQ